One segment of Terriglobia bacterium DNA contains the following:
- a CDS encoding putative O-glycosylation ligase, exosortase A system-associated: MVTMGVPLSIFEPFYGLLLYLFFAHAHPADFVWPGYVFNYGLVLVPCLVVGYLLFEMRKSPLRFRGMALLLVFWAWLTAAALMAHDSQPALDMLTRFSKMFVIAFLVATLANSTERIGTILRVIAVSLGLLGLKGLLDIILTAGRSRMQGPGGLMSEENEYALGMNMAIPILFWMASVEDRGWLRKAFKLAAVGCAVTVVFTYSRSGLLGLIMVCLLLAIYSRHKLLLPVGVATAVLVFLMVAPPAAIERYKSIPTAAQNDPSAMARIQVWEAAVQMAKVHPWFGVGLRNFELTFSEYSQYEPRAPHNAILALAAESGIPSSLLFIALVLSASCTSWLGWRRLRHDPESRALATYCLIVHVTLLVYMVPNFFINRQDFDLMYHLVGLSAGMNVVVLRWIAERQAQLAVAPEAQPDSFAGVLGQQWAEEGK; this comes from the coding sequence ATGGTGACGATGGGAGTGCCGCTCTCCATCTTTGAGCCTTTTTACGGGCTGCTGCTCTATTTGTTCTTCGCCCACGCTCATCCCGCGGACTTCGTCTGGCCCGGCTATGTCTTCAACTATGGTCTGGTGCTGGTTCCATGCCTGGTGGTTGGCTACCTGCTGTTTGAAATGCGCAAATCACCTCTGCGTTTTCGCGGCATGGCGTTGTTGCTGGTTTTCTGGGCGTGGCTGACCGCCGCAGCACTCATGGCGCACGACTCGCAGCCGGCCCTGGACATGCTGACCCGGTTCAGCAAAATGTTCGTCATCGCTTTCCTGGTGGCCACGCTGGCCAATTCCACGGAACGGATTGGCACCATCCTGCGGGTCATCGCCGTGTCTCTGGGATTGCTCGGATTGAAAGGGTTGCTGGACATCATCCTGACCGCGGGACGCAGCCGCATGCAGGGTCCCGGTGGATTGATGTCAGAAGAGAATGAGTACGCGCTGGGCATGAACATGGCCATCCCGATTCTCTTCTGGATGGCGTCCGTGGAAGATCGGGGATGGTTGCGCAAAGCCTTCAAGCTCGCGGCCGTAGGGTGCGCGGTCACCGTGGTGTTCACTTACTCGCGCTCCGGACTTCTTGGCTTGATTATGGTTTGCCTCTTGCTCGCCATTTATTCCAGGCACAAGTTGCTGTTGCCCGTTGGCGTGGCGACTGCAGTTCTCGTTTTCCTGATGGTGGCTCCGCCGGCCGCCATTGAGCGCTACAAGTCCATTCCCACGGCGGCGCAAAACGATCCTTCAGCGATGGCCCGGATACAAGTCTGGGAGGCCGCCGTGCAAATGGCCAAGGTCCACCCCTGGTTCGGCGTGGGCTTGCGCAATTTTGAATTGACTTTTTCAGAGTATTCCCAATACGAGCCGCGGGCGCCGCACAATGCGATTTTGGCGCTCGCTGCCGAGTCCGGCATTCCTTCATCTTTGCTGTTCATCGCTCTGGTTCTGAGCGCCAGTTGCACCAGTTGGCTGGGCTGGCGGCGGCTGCGCCATGATCCGGAAAGTCGAGCACTGGCAACGTACTGTCTGATCGTCCACGTGACTCTGCTGGTTTACATGGTCCCGAACTTCTTCATCAACCGCCAGGACTTTGATCTTATGTACCACCTGGTCGGCCTGTCGGCGGGGATGAACGTGGTGGTATTGCGCTGGATCGCAGAACGACAAGCGCAACTCGCCGTGGCGCCGGAAGCTCAGCCTGATTCTTTCGCCGGCGTGTTGGGCCAGCAATGGGCCGAGGAGGGCAAATGA
- a CDS encoding TIGR03087 family PEP-CTERM/XrtA system glycosyltransferase — translation MRILFLVHRVPYPPNKGDKIRALWELKSLAGEHEIDLFCFYDHEEDRDSIEALRPYCHDCYAEPLSWWSSRWRALLAAARRRPFSLGYFYSTRMARRVKQAMATRHYDTVLVFSSSMAQYVETETTVPRVLDMVDVDSAKWSDYAKSAPALLRWLWRQEGRVLAEYEYRIANSFTQTLLCTDAEAALLQRRAPRAPISVLRHMVDTDYFDPAKSTVSEDLAKWQPYVIFSGSMDYAPNVEAVEWFYRNTLPLLRARIPEIKFVIAGRNPAKAVMELGKDPAVLVTGSVPDVRPYLRGAAVAVAPMQLARGVQNKILESMAMGLPVAASSKAAVAFPQEVAGLIVVEDNAAALADKLAVMIQAGPRPPVARIREGLQRVYGASSLKNQLEDILAQATSKEMQKRTERITDISERFKSDWRSKTAGQR, via the coding sequence ATGAGAATCCTGTTTCTGGTCCATCGCGTTCCCTACCCGCCCAACAAGGGCGACAAAATTCGTGCGCTCTGGGAACTCAAGTCGCTGGCCGGCGAACATGAGATTGATCTGTTCTGTTTTTACGATCACGAAGAGGACCGGGATTCCATTGAGGCCTTGCGTCCGTACTGCCATGACTGTTACGCCGAACCTCTTTCCTGGTGGAGCAGCCGCTGGCGCGCGCTGCTGGCGGCAGCGCGGAGACGGCCTTTCAGCCTGGGATATTTTTATTCCACTCGCATGGCCCGCCGGGTAAAGCAGGCCATGGCCACGCGCCATTACGACACTGTGCTGGTCTTCAGCTCTTCCATGGCGCAATACGTGGAAACGGAGACCACGGTCCCGCGGGTGCTGGACATGGTGGACGTAGACTCCGCCAAGTGGAGTGACTACGCCAAGAGCGCACCGGCCTTGCTGCGCTGGTTGTGGCGGCAAGAGGGCCGGGTCCTGGCGGAATACGAATACCGCATCGCCAACAGCTTTACCCAAACTCTGTTGTGCACCGACGCGGAAGCTGCATTGTTGCAGCGCCGCGCGCCGCGTGCGCCCATCAGCGTGCTTCGGCACATGGTGGATACGGATTATTTCGATCCTGCAAAGTCCACTGTGTCTGAAGACCTCGCCAAGTGGCAGCCATACGTTATTTTTTCCGGTTCCATGGACTACGCCCCCAACGTGGAAGCCGTGGAATGGTTCTATCGCAACACGCTGCCTCTGTTGCGCGCTCGCATTCCGGAGATCAAGTTTGTCATCGCCGGCCGTAATCCGGCCAAGGCCGTCATGGAGTTGGGCAAGGACCCAGCCGTCCTGGTGACCGGATCGGTGCCCGACGTGCGTCCCTATTTGCGCGGAGCCGCCGTGGCCGTGGCGCCGATGCAATTGGCGCGCGGAGTTCAGAACAAAATCCTTGAATCCATGGCCATGGGGCTTCCCGTGGCGGCGTCGTCCAAGGCTGCGGTGGCTTTCCCGCAGGAAGTGGCCGGGTTGATTGTGGTGGAAGACAACGCCGCGGCGCTGGCGGACAAACTTGCAGTCATGATTCAAGCCGGCCCGCGGCCGCCCGTGGCGCGTATTCGCGAAGGCTTGCAGAGAGTCTACGGCGCCAGCAGCCTGAAGAACCAACTGGAAGACATTCTGGCGCAGGCGACCAGCAAAGAGATGCAGAAGCGTACAGAACGCATAACCGACATTTCAGAACGATTCAAATCCGATTGGCGTTCGAAGACCGCAGGGCAACGGTAA
- a CDS encoding glycosyltransferase family 4 protein — translation MTVTAKLRNGKTAPHVVMLLSNCFDPDPRVHNEARTLVEMGYRVTIVAWDRERICPASETIDGIQVERVFARSTHGRGFMQMFVMPRVFFLMIKKALSLDFDAVHAHDFDTLPAGLLLGWFKRKPVVYDSHEDYAGMLHGSLPGWLEKLIRWTETRLIRRVDLLLTVGETLRKQFEMRGCRNAQILGNWKPVEEFKFPHTVQSQVRAELGVPPGSLLVLYISNLGKERHVEELLEAASQRPNVHVVVGGSGPGATTAQQYAAQHSNIRYLGFVQQRDVPRYTAACDVVYYGFDVTSPNAQYSAPNKLFEALAAGRPLLTAQFGEIGRIVSEAGCGVILRDYSVAEILRGLDRCQDAALMESMKARAARAGQQEYNWDRARQVLLAAYGELIPRQMADERPQVHEVAAR, via the coding sequence ATGACCGTGACCGCAAAACTCCGCAACGGCAAGACCGCCCCGCATGTTGTCATGCTGCTCAGCAACTGCTTTGATCCTGATCCGCGCGTACACAATGAAGCGCGGACCCTGGTGGAGATGGGCTATCGCGTGACCATCGTCGCCTGGGACCGCGAACGTATCTGCCCGGCCAGCGAAACCATAGATGGAATCCAGGTTGAGCGGGTCTTTGCCCGCTCCACCCACGGGCGCGGCTTCATGCAGATGTTCGTCATGCCCAGGGTCTTCTTCTTGATGATCAAGAAAGCCCTCTCTCTGGATTTTGACGCGGTCCACGCCCACGATTTTGACACCTTGCCGGCGGGGCTGCTGCTGGGGTGGTTCAAGCGCAAGCCCGTGGTGTATGACTCCCACGAAGACTACGCCGGCATGCTACATGGTTCCCTGCCGGGCTGGCTGGAAAAGCTCATCCGCTGGACGGAGACTAGATTGATTCGACGCGTTGACCTGCTCTTGACCGTGGGCGAGACTCTGCGCAAGCAATTCGAAATGCGCGGCTGCCGCAACGCGCAAATCCTGGGCAACTGGAAACCGGTGGAAGAATTCAAATTTCCTCACACCGTGCAATCGCAGGTGCGCGCGGAACTCGGCGTACCACCGGGTTCGCTGCTGGTGCTCTACATTTCGAACCTGGGAAAAGAGCGCCACGTTGAGGAACTCCTGGAAGCGGCCAGCCAGCGGCCGAACGTGCACGTGGTCGTCGGTGGCAGCGGGCCCGGAGCAACGACGGCCCAGCAATATGCCGCGCAACACAGCAACATTCGCTACCTGGGATTTGTCCAGCAGCGTGACGTTCCTCGTTACACCGCGGCGTGCGACGTCGTTTACTACGGCTTTGACGTTACCAGCCCGAACGCGCAGTACAGCGCTCCCAACAAACTGTTTGAAGCGCTGGCGGCCGGGCGGCCGCTGTTGACAGCGCAGTTCGGAGAAATTGGACGCATCGTGAGCGAAGCTGGTTGCGGCGTGATTCTGCGCGACTACTCCGTGGCAGAGATTCTGCGCGGCCTGGATCGCTGCCAGGACGCCGCCCTGATGGAAAGTATGAAAGCGCGTGCCGCCCGGGCCGGCCAGCAGGAATACAACTGGGACCGCGCGCGGCAGGTGCTGCTTGCGGCTTACGGCGAACTCATTCCCCGGCAAATGGCCGATGAGCGCCCGCAAGTCCACGAGGTGGCCGCGCGATGA
- a CDS encoding asparagine synthase C-terminal domain-containing protein, which produces MAVAGITVTRAAEPLGSGQIGRMLAALTLGGSSRCESRTTALAQVGAVSSTGSASVWSNSEILVACDAELVATQNHAAELGLPQDAAAARIIGELYLRDGIEFFKSLRGSFALAIWDSRTETMLIALDRFAAKPLSYSAGSTQLVFASHPRGIFASDRINKEINPHAIATFLNFSVVPAPQSAFQSLAKLPGGCYLTWKDGETHLGRYWDLEYSEADHSSPNKLAEELLSSMSEAVRVYSADVASAQLGCFLSGGTDSSSILGLLTQHKGKATKAFSIGFSEERFNELEYAHLAARVFQAEHSIAVLTPEETFQDIATIAAAYDEPFGNASVLPTYACLKLAREHGVEVMLAGDGGDELFGGNERYATEQIYGYYQKIPQALRRYLVEPLAFGLPGVGPVGKARRYIDRCKAGNPDRYFQWLLLQRFAPESVLGPGVPLANGHRDLLAIARQHYNEAPAHSELNRLLYIDIKMTLGDNDLPKVVRAAELAGVNVRFPFLDHPLADFSGRLPTNLKVRGMEKRYLFKKATAKLLPAAILAKKKHGFGLPIGMWIKSHPLWRNLAQDVLLDPETYQRGYFQRTFVEELFRMMDADNSTYYGDLIWLFLMTELWHRHQMQEVAA; this is translated from the coding sequence ATGGCAGTAGCGGGGATCACAGTTACGCGAGCCGCCGAGCCTCTGGGCTCTGGCCAGATCGGACGCATGCTCGCGGCGCTCACCTTGGGCGGTAGCTCACGGTGTGAGTCGAGAACCACGGCACTAGCGCAGGTCGGCGCTGTTTCCAGCACAGGCTCAGCGTCGGTTTGGTCGAATTCGGAAATCCTGGTAGCTTGCGATGCCGAACTGGTGGCCACGCAGAACCACGCGGCCGAACTTGGGCTTCCGCAGGATGCCGCCGCGGCACGGATCATTGGCGAACTGTACTTGCGTGATGGAATCGAGTTCTTCAAGAGCCTGCGCGGCTCCTTCGCGCTGGCGATCTGGGACAGCCGCACGGAAACCATGCTGATCGCGTTGGACCGCTTCGCCGCCAAGCCGCTGAGCTACTCTGCCGGCAGCACGCAGCTGGTCTTTGCGTCACACCCGCGCGGCATCTTCGCCAGCGACCGAATCAATAAGGAAATCAATCCACACGCCATCGCCACCTTCTTGAATTTCAGCGTGGTGCCGGCGCCACAGTCCGCATTTCAATCGCTGGCCAAACTTCCAGGCGGCTGCTACCTGACTTGGAAGGACGGCGAGACTCATCTGGGCCGGTACTGGGACCTGGAATATTCAGAAGCAGACCATTCGTCGCCGAACAAGCTTGCGGAAGAGTTGCTGTCATCCATGTCAGAGGCCGTCCGAGTTTACTCCGCCGACGTTGCCAGCGCGCAGTTGGGATGTTTTCTCAGCGGCGGCACCGATAGCAGTTCCATCCTCGGCTTGCTGACCCAGCACAAAGGCAAAGCGACGAAGGCTTTTTCCATTGGCTTTTCTGAAGAGCGGTTCAACGAACTGGAGTACGCCCACCTGGCTGCGCGGGTTTTCCAGGCAGAGCACTCCATCGCTGTGCTCACGCCGGAAGAGACTTTCCAGGATATCGCAACCATCGCGGCGGCTTACGATGAGCCTTTCGGCAACGCGTCCGTGCTGCCGACTTACGCGTGCCTGAAGCTGGCGCGTGAGCACGGCGTTGAAGTCATGCTGGCCGGCGATGGCGGCGACGAGTTGTTCGGCGGCAATGAACGCTATGCGACCGAACAGATCTACGGCTACTACCAAAAGATTCCGCAAGCGCTGCGCCGCTATTTGGTTGAGCCGCTGGCCTTCGGGCTGCCCGGCGTCGGGCCGGTGGGCAAAGCACGCCGCTACATTGATCGTTGCAAGGCGGGAAATCCCGATCGCTACTTCCAGTGGCTGCTGCTCCAGAGATTTGCTCCGGAGAGTGTCCTTGGTCCCGGAGTGCCCCTTGCGAATGGGCATCGCGATCTGCTGGCGATTGCCCGGCAGCACTACAACGAAGCTCCGGCGCACAGCGAGCTCAACCGCCTGCTTTACATTGACATCAAAATGACGCTGGGCGATAACGACCTGCCGAAAGTCGTTCGCGCGGCGGAGTTGGCCGGCGTGAATGTGCGCTTTCCGTTTCTTGATCATCCACTCGCCGACTTTTCCGGAAGGCTGCCGACCAACCTGAAAGTACGCGGCATGGAAAAGCGCTACCTGTTCAAGAAGGCAACCGCCAAGCTGCTCCCGGCAGCCATTCTTGCCAAGAAGAAGCACGGCTTCGGATTGCCGATCGGCATGTGGATCAAGAGCCATCCGCTGTGGCGCAACTTGGCGCAGGATGTTCTGCTGGACCCCGAAACGTACCAGCGCGGCTACTTCCAGCGCACTTTTGTGGAAGAACTCTTCCGCATGATGGACGCGGACAACTCCACCTATTATGGCGACCTGATCTGGCTGTTCCTGATGACCGAGCTGTGGCACCGCCACCAGATGCAGGAGGTGGCGGCGTGA
- a CDS encoding glycosyltransferase — protein MKRLRIIHVLHRMGAGGTELALRRVVAGLDPESFENIICTVAPIPEAERTAGGRYISLERSGRKTGSLVADLARVFLRERPDVVHSRNWGAIEAVVAAKLARVPRIIHSEHGRDINTMNGDPLRRRMFRRFCYTLADEVFAVSRELREHYAAQVGVPVSKFGLIPNGVDTGRFQPNPEVRTSLRERLKIANDMMVAGTVGRLDPVKDHATFVEAAEQLVTSGARLHFVIVGGGPEHDALRSRIDSSPALRKRFILAGEAERPEDWLNAFDIFVLPSLSEGMSNTVLEAMATALPCVVTAVGANPDLVEDGHTGFLVEARDADTLADRMLELAADPQLRSTFGRRGRLKVETQFSLPRMIANYTRLYMANATQRRAGRASLTRARGHQWQ, from the coding sequence ATGAAACGTTTGCGCATCATTCACGTGCTTCACCGCATGGGCGCCGGCGGGACCGAGTTGGCGTTGCGTCGCGTGGTGGCCGGATTGGACCCGGAGAGCTTTGAAAACATCATCTGCACCGTCGCACCAATTCCAGAAGCAGAGCGCACGGCGGGCGGGCGCTATATCAGCCTGGAACGCAGCGGCCGCAAGACCGGGTCGCTGGTCGCCGACTTGGCCCGTGTCTTCCTGCGGGAGCGGCCGGACGTGGTGCATTCCAGAAACTGGGGCGCGATTGAGGCCGTAGTCGCCGCTAAGCTGGCGCGGGTGCCGCGCATCATCCACAGCGAACATGGCCGCGACATCAACACCATGAATGGCGATCCTTTGCGGCGGCGCATGTTCCGGCGTTTTTGCTACACGCTGGCCGATGAGGTCTTTGCTGTTTCGCGCGAGCTGCGCGAACACTATGCGGCTCAGGTCGGCGTGCCGGTAAGCAAATTTGGACTGATTCCCAACGGCGTGGATACCGGCAGGTTTCAGCCGAATCCAGAAGTCCGCACCAGCCTGCGCGAGCGGCTGAAGATCGCCAACGACATGATGGTAGCCGGGACTGTGGGACGCCTCGACCCAGTCAAAGACCATGCCACTTTCGTGGAAGCAGCGGAGCAATTGGTAACCTCAGGCGCGCGGCTCCACTTTGTGATTGTGGGCGGAGGCCCGGAGCATGACGCTTTGCGTAGCCGCATTGACTCCAGCCCAGCGCTGCGCAAGCGATTCATCCTGGCCGGCGAAGCTGAGCGGCCAGAAGACTGGCTCAATGCATTCGACATTTTTGTGTTGCCGTCGCTTTCCGAAGGCATGTCCAACACGGTCTTGGAAGCCATGGCCACCGCGCTGCCTTGCGTGGTGACGGCCGTGGGAGCGAATCCTGACCTGGTGGAGGACGGTCATACAGGTTTTCTGGTGGAAGCACGCGACGCCGACACCCTGGCCGACCGCATGCTTGAGTTGGCCGCCGATCCCCAGCTGCGATCAACCTTTGGCAGGCGCGGACGTTTGAAAGTTGAGACGCAGTTCAGCCTGCCGCGCATGATAGCCAACTACACACGTCTGTACATGGCCAATGCAACGCAGCGGCGCGCTGGACGCGCCTCTCTCACCCGGGCAAGGGGCCACCAATGGCAGTAG